From one Erinaceus europaeus chromosome 4, mEriEur2.1, whole genome shotgun sequence genomic stretch:
- the LOC103112717 gene encoding tubulin beta-2B chain-like isoform X2, with protein sequence MDSVRSGPFGQIFRPDNFVFGQSGAGNNWAKGHYTEGAELVDSVLDVVRKESESCDCLQGFQLTHSLGGGTGSGMGTLLISKIREEYPDRIMNTFSVMPSPKVSDTVVEPYNATLSVHQLVENTDETYCIDNEALYDICFRTLKLTTPTYGDLNHLVSATMSGVTTCLRFPGQLNADLRKLAVNMVPFPRLHFFMPGFAPLTSRGSQQYRALTVPELTQQMFDSKNMMAACDPRHGRYLTVAAIFRGRMSMKEVDEQMLNVQNKNSSYFVEWIPNNVKTAVCDIPPRGLKMSATFIGNSTAIQELFKRISEQFTAMFRRKAFLHWYTGEGMDEMEFTEAESNMNDLVSEYQQYQDATADEQGEFEEEEGEDEA encoded by the exons ATGGACTCAGTCAGGTCCGGACCATTTGGCCAGATCTTTAGGCCAGACAACTTTGTCTTTG GCCAGAGCGGTGCCGGAAACAACTGGGCAAAAGGCCATTACACAGAGGGAGCCGAGCTGGTAGACTCAGTCCTGGATGTGGTGAGGAAGGAGTCAGAGAGCTGTGACTGTCTGCAAGGTTTCCAGCTGACCCACTCACTGGGGGGTGGCACAGGGTCAGGGATGGGCACCCTACTCATCAGCAAGATCCGGGAGGAGTACCCGGATCGCATCATGAACACCTTCAGTGTGATGCCCTCACCCAAGGTGTCAGACACAGTGGTGGAGCCCTACAATGCCACCCTCTCAGTGCACCAGCTGGTAGAAAACACAGATGAGACCTACTGCATCGACAATGAGGCGCTGTATGACATCTGTTTCCGCACCCTGAAACTGACCACCCCCACATATGGAGACCTGAACCACCTGGTGTCAGCCACCATGAGCGGGGTGACCACCTGCCTGCGCTTCCCAGGGCAGCTGAACGCAGACCTGCGCAAGCTGGCAGTGAACATGGTGCCCTTCCCCCGCCTGCACTTCTTCATGCCTGGCTTTGCCCCCCTGACCAGCCGGGGCAGCCAGCAGTACCGTGCCCTGACGGTGCCCGAGCTCACCCAGCAGATGTTCGACTCCAAGAACATGATGGCCGCCTGTGACCCCCGCCATGGCCGCTACCTGACGGTGGCTGCCATCTTCCGGGGCCGCATGTCCATGAAGGAGGTGGACGAGCAGATGCTCAACGTGCAGAACAAGAACAGCAGCTACTTCGTGGAGTGGATCCCCAACAATGTGAAGACGGCCGTGTGTGACATCCCACCCCGTGGCCTCAAGATGTCGGCCACCTTCATTGGCAACAGCACTGCCATCCAAGAGCTGTTCAAGCGCATCTCGGAGCAGTTCACGGCCATGTTCCGGCGCAAGGCCTTCCTGCACTGGTACACTGGCGAGGGCATGGATGAGATGGAGTTCACCGAGGCTGAGAGCAACATGAATGATCTGGTGTCTGAGTACCAGCAGTACCAGGATGCCACGGCTGATGAACAGGGGGagtttgaggaggaggagggtgaggatGAGGCTTAA